From Xanthomonas sp. 10-10:
GGGCTGCCGGGCTGGCGTTCGGCGCCGGCTTCGACAAGATCCCGCTCGGCGGCATGGTGCATACCTTCCGTCTCGATGGCGCCGGCAAGACCGTGACCGCCAGTGCCACCGCCACTGCGGCCGCCGGCGGCGGCACCGCCAACGCAGCAGCGAAGACGGCACGATGAGATCCACGCAAGGCGTTGGACGCGCACGTCGGCAGAGCCCTGCCGGCGTGCGCGGCATGACCTGGCACCTGCGCAAGGTGCTGGTGGTTTGCAGCCTCGGACTCGTCGCCGCAGGTTGCACACGCGAGCCGTCTTCACCGGCGGCTCGCGCTTCTGATTCCGGGGCGGCGCCCACAGCGGCGCCTGCATCCACGACAGCGCCAGCCTCCGCGCAAACGCCGGCCAACACGCCGCCAGCGGCGCCTGATCCCACGGTGCTGCGCGTCTGCGCCGATCCGGGCAACATGCCGTTGTCCAACAAGGCCGGCGAAGGCTTCCAGAACAAGATTGCGCAAGTCGTCGCCGATGCCATGGGCCGGCGCCTGGAATACGAATGGCGCACCTATTACCAGCGCGGGCTGGCGCGCAGCACCATCACTGCCGGCCGCTGCGATCTGCTGATGGATCTCAACAGCGATTTCGAGCAAGGCCTGACCACGCGCCCGCTGTACCGCTCGACCTACGTGCTGGTCACGCGCAAGGGTTTGAATCTGGTGCCCGCATCGCTGGACGATTCGGCGCTGAAAAAACTGCGGCTGGGCGTGTTTCAAAGCTCGCCCGCCCGCCAGGCGCTCTACGAGCACGGCATCAGTGGTGAGGTGCAATACCTGTTCTACGACTCGGCCACCGCGCCGGAAGAACATCCGGGCAAGCTGGTGGAGCGTGTGGCCGCCAACGAACTGGATGCGGCCGAATCCTGGGGCCCGGTCGCCGGTTACTACGCCGCACGCAGCAGCCTGGGCGTGGTGCCGTTGAACACCATCGACGATGCGGTGCTGGAATATTCGATGGCATGGGCGGTATCGCGCAAGAACGCCGCACTGCGCGATGCATTGAACACCGCGCTGCAGGACAACGCCGCCAAGATCGCCGAGATCCTGCGCAGCTATCACGTGCCGCTGGTGCGCTGCAGCGACTGCATCGTGGCTGGCGACCTGCCATCGCACGGGCCTTACGTCACACCGGCTTCCGCATCGACCGCGCCGAGTCCTGCCGCCTCGTCGCAGGAGCTGGCGCAGTTGCAGTTACGCATTGCCGATGGTGCAGACCCCAACCAGGAGCTGGCGCATGCGCTGGATGCCGGCGATGCAGTGCGTGCGGCGTGGTTGCTGCGGCATGGCGCCGATGCCAACACGCCCAACCTGCTCGGTGAGCCGCCATTGCATCAGGCCATCCGCAATCAGGAACCGGATCTGGTCGGGCTGTTGCTGGATGCCGGTGCGCGCCTGGAGGCGCGCGATGCCAGTGGCTGGACTGCGCTGATGAAAGCCGCGTGGGCCAATGATGCCGATAGCGTGACCCGGCTAGTGGGCAAGCGCGCGCTGGTCGATACGGTGTCCGGCGATGGCTGGAGCGCACTGGATCTGGCGGTCTCGTATGCCGACGCCAGCGTGGTGCAGGCTTTGCTGGCCGCGGGGGCGAACGTCAGGCGCGCCAATGCCAAGGGATTCACGCCGGTGATGTTTGCGGTGGCGCGCGACGACCCCGCCATCCTCGATGCGCTGCTCGCGCGCGGTGCCGATGTGGGGCATGCAAACCAGGCCGGCGTCACCGCCCTGATGCTGGCCGCAGCGGCCGGACGCGAGGACGTCGCCAAGCGTCTGCTGGCGGCCGGTGCCGACCCGGCGGCGCGCGACCGTGATGGCAAGACTGCTGCGACATTGGCACAGGACCGTGGCGATGCCGCGTTGGCTGCGCTCCTCAGCGAGGCCAGGCGCCCCTCCAGACGCTGACTGTTTCATCCGCCGCGTGCACGGGGTGCGCGGCGTTCCCTCCGATCAGAAAGGTTCGTTCATGCGCAAGTCCACTGTGGGTTGTATCGATCGTTCCATGCGCATGCCGGTCTGTGCGTTGTTGCTCAGCACACTGCTGGCTGCGTGCGGAAAAGAGGCTCCGCCGGCACCGGCATCCGACGCGGCGCCACCACCGGCCGCCAGCGCGCCCGTAGCGGCGGCCGATGCCACCGCGCCACCTCCGTCCGCAGCTGCACCCGCGGCAATGCCCAATCCGGCCGCAGGGCCCGCGCCCGACCCGGCCACGCCAGCCGCACCGCCGGCCACGGTGACGCCGATTGCGAAGGGGCCGGAGGTCAAGGTTACGCCTGAACTGATTGCCGAAGGCAAGAAGATCTATTTCTCTGCCGGCTGCAACGCCTGCCACGGCGGCACCGGGGGCGGTGGCATGTGCCCGCCGCTGACCAACGACATCTGGGTCTACGGCAGCGATGACGACACCCTGCGCACGCTGATCAGCGAAGGCACCGCGGCCATGATCACGCACGGCAAGACCCGTATCGGGCACGAAAAAGTCGTGGGGCAGATGCCGCCGTTCGCGCCGGTGCTCAAGCCGGGCGACACCGAAAAACTGCTGGCTTTCATCCATTCGATCAACAAGACCGCGGGCAAGGCGCAATGAAGCAAGGCGCACTGCGCTCGGCACCCGGTCGCTGGCAGCGCGCCTGTGCGGTGATTGCATCGGGCGCGTTGCTGCTGATCGCCGGTTGCCAGCGCGATGCTGCTGCCCCGGCAGCCACAGCGTCCGCGTCTGCGGCTGCATCCAGCAGTGCGGCACCGGCGCCGTCAGCGGTGTTGGCCTACGTGCCCAACCAGCGCAGCGGCACGGTGTCGGTGATCGACACCGGCACCGATACGGTGGTGCGCACCCTCACCGCACAAGGCCAGCTCGGCAAGCGCCTGCAACAGGTGTTGCCCGGCCCGCAGGGGCACCTGTATCTGATCGATGCCGAGCACCACCGTTTGATCGAACTCGACACCGCCAAGGACGCGGTATTGCGGCAAGTGGACATCGGCGAAAACGCCGAAGGCATCGCGCTGTCGCCGGATGGCAAGCAGTTTGCGGTGTGCGTGGAAGGGCAGAATCAGGTGATGCTGATCGACGCGGCGCAGTTCCGCGTGCAGCAGGTCATCGCCACGCGTGGGCAGGCGCCGGAGCATTGCGCGTATACCCCCGATGGGCAATGGCTGCTCACCAGCAACGAAGGCTCCAACGACATGGACATGATCGAGCTGGCCACGCATCAGTCGCGCGGTGTGGTCGCCACCAGCGGGCATCCCCGCGGCATGGCGTTCGCACCGGACGGCCGCAGCGTCTATATCGCGCAGGAAACCGCCAACGTGGTGGATGTGATCGACCTGCAGACCCGCACGCGCCGTGCCAGTCTGCCGGCCGGCGTGCGCACCGCCGGGGTGACGCTCTCGGCCGACGGCACGCGGTTGTACGCATCCAACGGCGGTGCCGGCACGGTCAGCGTGATCGATACCGGCAGCGCGCGCAGCCTGGCCGAGATCGCGGTCGGATTACGGCCCTGGAATCCGGCCCTCACGCCGGCCGGCGACAAGTTGTATGTGGCCAATGGACGCTCCAACACGGTGAGCGTGATCGATACCGGCAGCTTGCGCGAACTCAAACAGATCCCTGTCGGCGAACTGCCGTGGGGCGTGGTCATCGCGCGCTGAGCGGCGGCCATGCCCAGACGCGCCGGGGAGGCGGGATGAAGACACGCGCTGCGGTGGCCTGGGGGCCGAATCAACCGCTGAGCATCGAAGAGGTGGACCTGCAGCCGCCGCGCCCCGGCGAAGTGCTGGTGCGGCTGGTTGCCACCGGCATCTGCCACGGCGATGCGCATGCGCTGGCGCACGGGCATGCGAGCAGCTTTCCGGCAATCCTGGGGCAGGAGGGCGCGGGGATTGTCGAAGACGTGGGCATTGGCGTGACCAGCGTGCGTGCCGGCGATCACGTCATCCCGCTGTACATGCCCGAATGCGGCGTCTGCAAGTTCTGTCGCTCCGGCCGCACCAATCTGTGCCAGGCGATTCGCAGCAGTCAGGAGCGCGGCCTGATGCCAGATGGCAGCAGCCGGTTTTCGTTGAACGGGCGCCCGATCCTGCACCACATGGGCACCAGCACGTTTTCCGAATACACCGTGTTGCCGGAGATAGCGGTGGCGCGCATCCATCCGGACGCGCCACTCGACCAGGCCTGCCTGCTCGGTTGCACGGTCACCACCGGTGTAGGCGCAGTGCTCAACAGCACGCATGTGCGGCCCGGCGATTGCGTGGCGGTGTTCGGGTTGGGCGGGATCGGCTTATCGGTCATCCAGGGCGCGGTGTTGGCGCAGGCCGGGCGCATCATCGCGGTGGATATCGACCCGGGCAAATTCGCCCTGGCACGCGCGCTGGGCGCCACCGATTGTCTGGATCCGCGCGACTACGGCGCGCCGATCCAGCAGGTGATCGTAGACCTCACCGATGGTGGTGCCGACCACAGCTTCGAATGCGTTGGCGATGTCGGCGCGATGCGCGCGGCGCTGGAGTGCTGCCACAAGGGCTGGGGCGAGAGCGTCATTCTCGGCGTGGCCGACGATGCCCAGGAAATCAGCACCCGCCCATTCCAGCTGGTCACCGGCCGGGTGTGGCGTGGCAGCGCGTTCGGCGGCGTGAAGGGGCGCAGCGAGTTGCCCGGTTACGTAGAGCGTTATCTGCAGGGCGACATCCAGCTGGCGCGGCTGATCACCCGCACCCTGGCATTGGACGACATCAATCAGGCGCTGGCGGATCTGCGCGCGGCGCGCGGCATCAAATCGATCGTGAGGTACTGAAGGAGACGACATGAGGTTGACACATCACCTGCCGAGGTATCGCAGCACACCGCCGTTTCACGCCGCAGGCCATGGCCGCGACCCATTGCAACGGCATCGGCTTGCCTGCGCATGTGCAGCGCTGCTGTGCGCCGGCACGATCGGCACCGCAAGGGCAGACGACGCGCCGCAAGTCACCTGGCTGGATCGTATCGAAGTCACTGCCACGCCCATCCCCGGCACCACCATCGATGCGGCGCAACTGCCGTACATGGTGCAATCGGCGACCACTGCGGAGTTGTCGCGCGGGCGCAGCAACAACCTCGGCGATCTGCTGCAACGCCGCTTTGTCGGTGTGGATGGCAACGATGTGCAGGGCAGCGCCTTTCAGAACGACCTCACCTTCCATGGTTTTCGCGCATCGGCATTGCCGGGCGCCTCGCAAGGCGTGTCGGTCTATCTGGATGGCGTACGCGTCAACGAACCGTTCGCCGATATCGTCAGCTGGGACATGCTGCCCGAATCGGCCATCACCGCGGTCACCCTGATGCCCGGTTCCAACCCGTTGTTCGGGCCGAACACGCTCGGCGGTGCGGTGGTGCTGTCCACCGCATCCGGACTCACTGCGCCCGGATTGCAGGGCGAACTCAGCATCGGCAGCGGCGCGCGCAAGCGGCTGGACGCCAGTTATGGCGTGGCCGGTGGCGATGGCTGGCATGGCTTTATCGCAGTCACCGGCTTCGACGAAAACGGCTGGCGCGATGCGTCCGAAGGACGCCTGGGCACGGTGTTCGGCAAGCTCGGCCGGCAAGGCGATGACACCGACTGGAGCCTGTCGCTGCTGCACGGGCGTAGCCGCCTGATCGGCAATGGGCTGCTGCCCGATACCAGCTACACCGACGAAGGACCCGAGCCAGGCTTGTACCGTGCCGACCGCCGTGCGGTGTACACCTCGCCCGATCTCACCCGCAATCGCAATACGCTGCTGACGGCGCAGCTGGACCACCGGTTCGATGCGGACACCGCGCTGCATGCGCTGGCGTACTCGCGGGCTGGCCGGCGCGACACCGTCAACGGCGACATCGGCGAAGACTACGAAGAATTCGTCGAAGAATGCGCCTCTGGCTACGCCACCGACGGCAGCGCGCTGGACGCCGATTGCGAGGTGACGCGCGCCGATGCCGATGCGCTGCATACCGGCGCCCTCAATACCACCCAGATGCGTCAGCAAGCGCAGGGGCTTGCGATCAACCTTAGCAAGCAATGGGCGGCGCATGCGCTCAGTGCCGGCGTCACCTTCGACCGCGGCCATGTGCGTTACCGGCAATTCGCCCGCGATGGCTGGGTGCAGCCGGACAGGTCGGTGCTGGCAGACGCCGACGCCGAGCGCGCGTTCTTCTCTGGCGTGCGCGGCAGCACCAAGACGCTGGGTGCGTTTGTCGCAGACACCTGGGAACTGGACGCCGCCACCCACCTCACCGCCGCGGTGCGCTGGAACCGGGTGGTGGTGGACAACATCCTGTCCACCGCCGAGGACGGCGACCGCCCACGCGAGCGCTTCGTCTATGCCAAGGCCAACCCGTCGCTGGGGCTCACCCATCGGCTGGAGTCCGGCCTCACCGTGTATGGCTCGGTGGCGCAGAACACACGCGCGCCGACCGCCATCGAGCTGGGTTGCGCCGACCCCACCCAGCCGTGCCGGCTGCCGACCGGCCTGCAGGCCGACCCGCGCCTGGAGCAGATCGTCTCGCGGACCGTCGAGCTGGGCGCGCGCTGGTCGCCATGGGCCGACAGCAACGCGACGGTGTCGGTGTACCGCGCCGACAATCGCGACGACATCCTGTTCTTGCGTGCGCCGGATACGCAGCTGGGCTATTTCGATAACGTCGGCCGCACCCGCTATCAGGGCGTGGACGCTGCGCTGCACCTGCGCAGCGGCGATTGGCAATGGTCTGCCGGGTACAGCTATCTGGACGCGACCTACCGCAGCAGCGGCGAACTGCTGTCCGGCGAACGCGTGATCACGTTGCGGCCCGGCTTGCGGATCGCCGCGCTGCCCCGGCATAACCTCAAGCTCGGCGTGGAATGGCAGCGCGATGCGCTGACCCTGGGCGCCGGCGTGCGTGTGGTGTCCGGACGCGTGGCCAGCGGCAACGAGGATGGGCAGGTCGACAATGCCGAGGACGGCGAGCCGGCACCCGAGCGCATCGACATCGGCACCGCCGGCTATGCGTTGGTCGACCTGCAGGCGCGTTGGCAAGTCAGTGACCGGCTATCGCTGTTTGCGCGCGTCGACAATGTCTTCAACCGCCGCTACGCGACCTATGCGGCTGTGGCCGAAGACGTGTTTCCCGATGGCGAACTGGCGCGCCCGCAAGATGCACCAGTGGAAACCGGCCCTGCCCGTTTTCTCGCGCCGGGCGTACCGCGGCAGTATCTGATCGGGTTGCGTTGGGCGTTATGAGTTGGGCTGAGATTGGGGATTGGTGAGTCGCAACGGGTGAGCCAAGAACCGCGCTTGGCGTGATCTGGATGGTCCCAAGCCGCGCTGGTCGAGGGCGCGATGCCCTCACCGCTCGCCGGGACACGCCGCGAACCATCTCCGGGGACTCGGTGGCGGCATCCATGCCGCCACACGGTCCCGCAATCGGTGAGGACACCACACCAGAGAGTGAGTCGGTGGTCGTATGAAAAGCTGCCTGTTACCCGGGTTGAATCGGGAAGCTGATCGGACGCGATGCTATCCGAACAACACATCTCATGCTCAGCGCGCAACCCTGCGTCCCGACCATCTCGACAGGTCCTTGCCCGCCCACCGTCGCGGGACCTTACGCGGCATGGATGCCGCGTAAGAGCTTACAGGGACGTACTTGCAGCGTGTCCCGCGACGGTGGGCGGGCAAGGGCCTTGCAGCAAACTTGAAGCGTCGAGGGCGCGGTGCCCTCACCGCTTGTAGGACACGCCGTAAACCCGTCCCTGGGGACCGTGTGGCGGCATCCATGTCGCCAACGGTCCCGCAAGCGGCGAGGACACCGCACCAGACAGATTGCTGGCAGCTTTACTGAAAATCCTGCACACCGACCATCTCGACAGGTCCTTGCCTGCCTATCGTCGCGGAACCTTACGCGGGTTGGATGCCGCGTAAGAGCTTACAGGGACGTACTTGCAGCGTGTCCCGCGATGGTGAGCGGGCAAGGGGCCCTGCAGCAAAGCCACAGATCATCCGCTCCGCAATCGCGGCATGTACGTAGTGCCTGCCGCACCGAGCAACAGCGTTGCCCGGCTGATGGCGAAGAAGGAGTTTTTTGAGCGCTCCAAGTACCAGCGCTGAGAGACGCTGCCTTGGCTTTTACGAATCCCCAATTTCCAATCCCGAATCACCGCTCCCGATCAGCCCGTATCCAACCCATGCTTGCGCAGCTTGCGATACAGCGTGTTGCGGCTGATGCCGAGTGCGTCGGCGGTGCGGCTGACATTCCAGCGATGGCGCTCGAGTTGTTGCTGCAACACCAGGCGTTCGGCCTGATCCAGGGCCACCCGGCCCGGCATGTCGTCGGCGGCGACTGCGCGCGCATCGACCAGGCACGGCGCGCTGCCGGCATCGACGATTTCCTGCGGCAGGTTCGGCAGGCGGATCACGCCGTCGCTGCACAACACTGCCGCCGTGCGCAGCACATTGCGGAGCTGGCGCAGGTTGCCCGGCCAGGCGTAGCTGAGCAGTTTGTGCATCGCCTCTTCGCTGATGCGCACGCTGTGCTCTGCGTTTTCTTCGCGCAGCAAGGTGCGGATCAACTCGGCTTTGTCGCTACGCTCGCGCAGCGGAGGCAGATGCAATACCACGCCGTTTAGCCGGTAGTACAAGTCCTCGCGGAACTCGCCTGCGGCCACGCGTTGCGCCAGGTCGCGATGGCTTGCGCTGATGACGTGCAGCTCCAGCGGCACTGCACGTTCGCTACCCAGCGGAGTGACGCATTGTTCTTCCAGCACACGCAGCAGGCGGCTCTGCAAGGGCAGCGGCATATCGCCGATTTCGTCCAGAAACAGCGTGCCGCCGCTGGCCTGCAGCAATTTGCCATGCCGCCCTTCGCGCGCGGCATCGGTGAATGCACCGCGCGCGTAGCCGAACAACTCGCTTTCGATCAACGCTTCCGGAATGGCGGCGCAATTGATCGCGACAAATGCGCCGCTGGCCCAGGGCGAACCACGGTGCACCGCCTTGGCGAACTCCTCCTTGCCGGTGCCGGTGTCGCCACGCAGCAGGATCGAGACGCGATGCGCTGCCAATTTCAGCGCATTGGCGAGGTTATGGCGCATGCGCGGGTCCGAGCCAACGTGTTCGCCGGGTTGCAGGTCCGAATCCGGTGCGCCCTGCGCCGGCCCGCCTACCGCCGGTAGCGCCGGGCGCGCACGTGGCGGGCGCACCAGCGCATAGAAGCGCCGCCCGTGGCAGGCGCAGCGGATCGACCACAAGGTGCCTGCGTCGCTGCCGGCACGGTGTTCGATGGTGTCGAAATCAAGCTGCATCACCTGCGAGATGTCGCGGCCCACCAGCTGGCTGCGGTCGATCTTGCCCAACTGCTCCAGTACCGCCTCGTTGACCGCCAGTACGCGGCCGTCGGCCCCGATGGCGATCAGCGCTTCATGCAACAACCCGGCGAATTCAGGGCGGCTATGAAAGCGCAGGATGAAGGCGTGGCCGAATTGATTGAGGAAATGCGAGCGCGAAATCTGCGCGGCCGACATGCTCACCAGCGCCACGGTGTGACGCTGGATCTGCTTGCTGTCCTGCGCGTTGGGGCTGGACGCATCCAGCACCGCCAGCAGCCCGCCGTGCGGGTCCAGGATCGGCGCGCCGCTGCACGACAGCGGCAGGTGTCGGGTCAGGTAGTGCTCGCCGCGATGCACGCTGACGGCGGTGCGCTCGGCCGCGCAGGTGCCCAGGCCATTGGTTCCCTGATGGCATTCGGCCCAGCTGGCCCCGCACAGCAGCCCTGCCTGGCGAAACTCGCGCAGCAGTGTGGAGTCGTGCACGCTGTGCAGCACGGTGGCCTCGGCATCGCCAAAGATCACCGCGTACCCGCTGCCCGCGATCTGCTCGTACAGGTTTTCCATTTCCACCTTGGCGATACGCAACACCTCGCCCAGGCGCTGCTGGCGCTCGCGCACATGCAGGGCGTCGTGCACCAACGGCTCTGGCGTCGCCTCGGGCAGCAGCGCGTAGTCGTCCAGACAGCGCCGCCACGATCGCGACAGCGGCGCCGCCAATGGCGCAATGTCGCGCAGCCGTCTGATCTGCCGGAGCACATCCGGTTCGATCTCCGGCAGGGTGATGGAGGAAGCGGCGACAACGCTTGGCTCGGACATGGGCCAGCGTTCCTCAGTGGGCGCGAAGCGTCAGTAAAGGCACAAACCGGACGTATGCTCAAACCGCATTGCAGCAAACTGCAACGCGCGGCGTGCCGGACAAGCTCTTCAGGCTGGCGGCCAGGGCGTTTGCGGCGCGGCGGCGGCCGCTGGCGCGCGTCGTTTCCAGGACGGCTGACATGCCCTTGTTGGCGGCGTGAGAAGGCGACGGTGGCGCCCAAGGCGCATGGTTTGCGCGCCAACGGCGCAAGGGCAGGCCGGGGCGGCGTGTGGGCTGGAGCGAAGGTGTGTTTCGACGCGTGTGTGCCGGCCGGCCGCATCACAGGGCGCGCGAACCCTCATCCGCCCCTGCGGGCACCTTCTCCCGGCGGGAGAGGCAGCGTGCGGTGGACGGCTCGCGTTACCGACCCGGGCCGGGCACGGCACAGGGAGCGCAGACGAGCGTGCGGTGCGCAGCTGAGCTGTCGCACCGGTGTCGCTCAGCACCGCTCAGAGCGCGTAACCGACCTGCTGCTTGAACTGTTGGTTGAATTCGGCGAAGTCGAAGCGCTGGTTGTGGGTGCCGGGGTGTTCCACCTTCAGCGCATCCCGGGGTTCCTACCCGGAATCAGGGCGGCAGTGACGCACAAACTAGGCCTGGGCTCGAACCGAAGTTCAGCAAAGCCGGCCTTGGGGATCGGTGGTGCGCGCCAGGAGCGCAACCGTGGGGGCAAGGTCGCCGCGCAGGCCGTCAGGCGGCCTTGCCCGCGCGGCTGCCGATCGGTGCGATCCCGGCCCGGCTCCTGCCGTTTCTAGGCCATCGCAGGGCCGCCGCGGGCGGGCTCGTCCATGCCGCGTTCCAGCTCGGCTTGTCTGCCTTGTTGCAGCTCCTTGCCGATTGCCAGGTTCGCCGCCTGCAGCTTCTGGTCCGATTGCTCAACCGGGGTGTTGAGCGCCTGTTCCACGTTCACCGCGGCGCGCTTGTGCGCTGGATCGCCCGGGTCGCCCTGCACGACGAACAGGTGGCCATTTTTGCCCAGCGTCACGTGGTCCGCGCGGTCCAGCGCGTTGGACGCAAGCGGGAAGTCGTTGTGCGCAGAGGTCCCGCGGTTGTCCCGGCATGCGGCCAGAGCGGCCCGGCTCAATCGCTCGCTGGTCTCGTCGTACGGCTTGCCGAGATCTTTGTCGATCTTGCCGACGCCGTCGCGGATCTGGTTGAGCAGGGTGTGGTTCTGGTGGTCCGGATCGTTCGGATTCGCCGGCGCCGCACGCTCTGGCGCCGGTTCCGTCGAGGACGGGGTGTCCTGCGCGTTACGCCGCTCGCGCATCTGCGCCGGGGTCGGCACATGCAGCAGCGTTTCGGTCTTGCCGTGCTTGCTCACCTGCAGGTCCACGCTCTGGTCGGCATTGCCGACGCGCTTGACGTCGCCGTGCTCCACCGCGCTCCACTTGCCGCCGACGAAGGCCGTGCCGTGACCGTTGCCGTCGAAGACCACCAGATCGTTATCCGCACCGAACAGGCTGGACGACTGCGCGGACACCTTGCCGCCATTGTTCTTGAGGTTGTAGCCGAAGGACGCGTCCTGATCGAGCGCGCCGATCAGCTTCGGCGCCTGCCCGTTTTGCAGGAACAGGGTCTTGACCGCGTCGTACTGGTGGCGTGCGTCGGGATGGGCGATGTCGTTCTTCAGGTCGATCGGGCTGCGCAGCGGATCGGCGGCGACCGCGTTAAATGCGTCGTGCAGTGGGTTGCCCGGCTGTGCCGCACGCAGCTTGTTGAATACCTCGGTGCCGGCGAGCGCATGATGCACCCCGGTCTCGATGTAGTCGGGAACTTCCTTGCCGTCCTTGATCTTGTTCGGCAGCATCGCATCGACCTTGCTCACCACGTCGTCGACGCTGGCCAGGCTGCCGTCCTTGATCCCGTTGATGATTTTCGGGTACTGGCCCTTGCCTGCCTGATTTTCCAGCTTCATGACCACGGTGGCGAACTTTGCCTGGTCGTCGAGGCTGGCATTTTTGTAGAGGTCGGTCTGTTGCAGCTGGTGCAGCGCGCCGCCCGGGTCCTTGTTGCCGTCGCCCGGACGCAAGAGGCGCTCGACCTGCGTCCGGTCGTGGTCGTGTACAAAGCTCACGCCGGCATCGGAGGCCAGGAACTTGTTGAGGTTGCCGCGCACCGTCTCGTCCAGCGCGCGATTGTTGTCCGCCTTGATGGCCTTGCCGTCGCGCTGCAGGTCGGCGGTGGTTTGGGTCTTCTCGCTCTCCGACAGCGCCAGGCTCGGCGTCTGCTTGGCGGCCCAGGTTTGGTAGGCGGACACCAGGTCTGTGGCCACCTCCGGATGCGCGCCGAAGTCGGTCTGCAGCGTGCCGATAGTGAAGCCGCTGTTCCCCACCGGCGTCATCTTGCCGTTCGCGGTGGTGCCGGCGAAGGACAGGTGGTAAGCCACGTTCTTGGGGCCGATGCTGCCTTCGGACGACACGCCGATGGCGAAATACGCCAGCGTCTTCAGTTCGGTGTCACTCAACTGCGGCTTAGCCGCGATCGTGCTGTTGCTCGGGTCTGCCATGTCCGTTCTCCTTAACGTTATCAAACCCTTGGGGCGGCGATCCGCGCTAGCCCGCCGCGCCGTGCCCGCAGAGTTTGAGGTTGGTACGCGCGGCGCGGATCACTCCCAGGTAATCGTCGACGATGGCCGGACTCATGCCGTCGGCGATGGCCTCGTCGCTGCGGTTGGCGTCGCCGCGATAGGGGGCCAGTGCCTGCAGGCATTCCGCATCGTCGCCGAGCCTGTGCTGGGTGATCGCATAGTCGTTGCGGATCGCGCCTTCGTCGCTGAAGCTGGAGGTCGCCAGGCAGCTGCGGTAGAGCGGCGCCAGCGTCGCCTCTGCTTTCGCGTAGTCCTTGCGGTCGTAGAGCGACTGGAACGCCGTGCGCGTGCGCTGCACGGCGGTCGGCTCGCAGGCTGCCGCCAGCGGCAGGTAATCGCCCTCGAAGCTGCCGTTGCCGCCGCAATACTCCCGGCAGGCGTGCTCGCTGCCGGTCGCGGCACGGATCGCGGCACCGGCGCCGGTCTTGGCGATCTCCAGGGTGCAGGTTCCTGGCTGGTCCCCGTCGTACACCGCCGCTTGGGTGCCACGCAGCTTGCCGCTGAAGCTGCAGCTGGCATCGGCATTGAGCGTTTCCAACGAGAAGCCGGAGGTGCCTTGCGTATCGGGTTCTATCGTGAGCTGACCCCAGCCGTGCTCGGTGGCGTAGTGGCCGGGCGCAGGCATGGTGGCAGCAGCGGCGGGCGGAGCGGTGGCACGGCTGGCGTCGACGGAAGCTGTCGCAGACGGGGAAGCCGACTGCGCCGCCTGCCCGGAGTTGCCGCATCCGCACAAGGCGGCGATGCACAGCGCCAGGCACAGGCGGACGGCGTTCTTGGCCGAGGTCAGGCGTCCGCTGGACGGAACAAGCGCATTTACCACGGCATCCTCCACTGACGCGAATGCCGCGAGCCTATGCCTGACACAGGCGGCCCGGCAAGCGGCTGCCCGACTGTTCGCTCGGCGCGCTCCGCGCCGCCCTTACAACGCGTAACCGAACTGCTGCTTGAACTGGTCGTTGAATTCGGCGAAGTCGAAGCGCTGGTTCTGGGTGCCGGGGTGTTCCACCTTCAGCGCGCCCATCAGGTTGCCCATGCGCCCGATGGTCAGCCAGTCGTAGTTGTGCTGGATGCCGTAGATCAGGCC
This genomic window contains:
- a CDS encoding c-type cytochrome, giving the protein MRGVPSDQKGSFMRKSTVGCIDRSMRMPVCALLLSTLLAACGKEAPPAPASDAAPPPAASAPVAAADATAPPPSAAAPAAMPNPAAGPAPDPATPAAPPATVTPIAKGPEVKVTPELIAEGKKIYFSAGCNACHGGTGGGGMCPPLTNDIWVYGSDDDTLRTLISEGTAAMITHGKTRIGHEKVVGQMPPFAPVLKPGDTEKLLAFIHSINKTAGKAQ
- a CDS encoding quinoprotein dehydrogenase-associated putative ABC transporter substrate-binding protein, whose product is MRSTQGVGRARRQSPAGVRGMTWHLRKVLVVCSLGLVAAGCTREPSSPAARASDSGAAPTAAPASTTAPASAQTPANTPPAAPDPTVLRVCADPGNMPLSNKAGEGFQNKIAQVVADAMGRRLEYEWRTYYQRGLARSTITAGRCDLLMDLNSDFEQGLTTRPLYRSTYVLVTRKGLNLVPASLDDSALKKLRLGVFQSSPARQALYEHGISGEVQYLFYDSATAPEEHPGKLVERVAANELDAAESWGPVAGYYAARSSLGVVPLNTIDDAVLEYSMAWAVSRKNAALRDALNTALQDNAAKIAEILRSYHVPLVRCSDCIVAGDLPSHGPYVTPASASTAPSPAASSQELAQLQLRIADGADPNQELAHALDAGDAVRAAWLLRHGADANTPNLLGEPPLHQAIRNQEPDLVGLLLDAGARLEARDASGWTALMKAAWANDADSVTRLVGKRALVDTVSGDGWSALDLAVSYADASVVQALLAAGANVRRANAKGFTPVMFAVARDDPAILDALLARGADVGHANQAGVTALMLAAAAGREDVAKRLLAAGADPAARDRDGKTAATLAQDRGDAALAALLSEARRPSRR
- a CDS encoding beta-propeller fold lactonase family protein; translation: MKQGALRSAPGRWQRACAVIASGALLLIAGCQRDAAAPAATASASAAASSSAAPAPSAVLAYVPNQRSGTVSVIDTGTDTVVRTLTAQGQLGKRLQQVLPGPQGHLYLIDAEHHRLIELDTAKDAVLRQVDIGENAEGIALSPDGKQFAVCVEGQNQVMLIDAAQFRVQQVIATRGQAPEHCAYTPDGQWLLTSNEGSNDMDMIELATHQSRGVVATSGHPRGMAFAPDGRSVYIAQETANVVDVIDLQTRTRRASLPAGVRTAGVTLSADGTRLYASNGGAGTVSVIDTGSARSLAEIAVGLRPWNPALTPAGDKLYVANGRSNTVSVIDTGSLRELKQIPVGELPWGVVIAR
- a CDS encoding S-(hydroxymethyl)glutathione dehydrogenase/class III alcohol dehydrogenase; this encodes MKTRAAVAWGPNQPLSIEEVDLQPPRPGEVLVRLVATGICHGDAHALAHGHASSFPAILGQEGAGIVEDVGIGVTSVRAGDHVIPLYMPECGVCKFCRSGRTNLCQAIRSSQERGLMPDGSSRFSLNGRPILHHMGTSTFSEYTVLPEIAVARIHPDAPLDQACLLGCTVTTGVGAVLNSTHVRPGDCVAVFGLGGIGLSVIQGAVLAQAGRIIAVDIDPGKFALARALGATDCLDPRDYGAPIQQVIVDLTDGGADHSFECVGDVGAMRAALECCHKGWGESVILGVADDAQEISTRPFQLVTGRVWRGSAFGGVKGRSELPGYVERYLQGDIQLARLITRTLALDDINQALADLRAARGIKSIVRY